A stretch of Mustela nigripes isolate SB6536 chromosome 6, MUSNIG.SB6536, whole genome shotgun sequence DNA encodes these proteins:
- the GPRC5A gene encoding retinoic acid-induced protein 3 — protein sequence MATASPHGCRSSLAARYHRLCDMTEIWGIVLEAVAAVGAVTSVAFMFALLILVCKVQDSNRRKVLPTQFLFLLGVLGIFGLTFAFIIQLDGSTGPTRFFLFGVLFSLCFSCLLAHAFNLMKLVHGRRPLSLLVMLALAVGLSLVQDIIAAEYLILTMNRTNVAIFSELSASRRNEDFVMLLIYVLFLMALTCLMSCFIFCGAFSGWKRHGVHIFLTMLLSIAIWVAWITLLLISTFGPTWDDTILSSALVANGWVFLLAYVAPEFRLLTKQRNPMDYPVEDTFCKPQLMKQSYGVENRAYSQEEITQGLEELGDTLYAPYSTHFQLQNRTSQKDFSIPRAQTRTSPYNDYEGRKDGS from the exons ATGGCCACCGCATCCCCTCATGGTTGCCGCTCCAGCCTGGCTGCCAGGTACCACAGACTTTGTGATATGACTGAAATCTGGGGAATTGTCCTAGAAGCAGTGGCTGCAGTTGGGGCCGTGACCTCGGTGGCCTTCATGTTCGCTCTCCTGATTCTCGTCTGCAAGGTGCAAGACTCCAACAGGCGAAAAGTGCTCCCGACCcagttcctcttcctcctgggcGTTCTGGGAATCTTCGGCCTCACCTTCGCCTTCATTATCCAGCTTGACGGCAGCACCGGGCCCACCCGTTTCTTCCTCTTCGgggtcctcttctccctctgcttctcctgcctcctggCTCACGCTTTCAACCTGATGAAGCTGGTGCACGGGAGGAGGCCCCTGTCCTTGCTGGTGATGCTGGCCCTGGCCGTGGGCCTCAGCCTCGTGCAAGACATCATTGCCGCGGAGTACCTCATCCTCACCATGAACAGGACCAACGTCGCCATTTTCTCTGAGCTTTCAGCCTCTCGGCGCAATGAAGACTTTGTCATGTTGCTCATCTACGTCCTCTTCCTGATGGCGCTGACCTGCCTCATGTCCTGCTTCATCTTCTGTGGGGCCTTCAGCGGTTGGAAGAGACACGGGGTCCACATCTTCCTCACCATGCTTCTCTCCATCGCCATCTGGGTGGCGTGGATCACCCTGCTCCTGATTTCCACCTTTGGCCCCACGTGGGATGATACCATCCTCAGCTCGGCCTTGGTGGCCAATGGCTGGGTGTTCCTGTTGGCTTACGTTGCCCCCGAGTTTCGGCTGCTTACAAAGCAACGGAACCCCATGGATTACCCAGTTGAGGATACGTTTTGTAAACCTCAACTCATGAAGCAGAGCTATGGTGTGGAGAACAGAGCCTACTCTCAAGAGGAAATCACCCAAG gTCTTGAAGAGCTAGGGGATACACTCTACGCTCCTTATTCGACCCATTTTCAGCTGCAG AATCGGACCTCCCAAAAGGATTTCTCCATCCCACGAGCCCAGACTCGGACTAGCCCTTACAATGactatgaaggaaggaaagatggcaGTTAG